A genomic segment from Glycine soja cultivar W05 chromosome 18, ASM419377v2, whole genome shotgun sequence encodes:
- the LOC114394525 gene encoding vestitone reductase-like — translation MAEGKGRVCVTGGTGFLGSWIIKRLLEDGYAVNTTIRSDPGRKRDVSFLTNLPGASEKLKIFNADLSDPESFGPAVEGCVGIFHTATPIDFAVNEPEEVVTKRAIDGALGIMKAGLKAKTVKRVVYTSSGSTVSFSSLEEKDVVDESVWSDVDMLRSVKPFGWSYAVSKVLTEKAVLEFGEQNGLEVATVIAPFIVGRFVCPKLPDSIEKALLMVLGKKEEIGVIRYHMVHVDDVARAHIFLLEHPNPKGRYNCSPFIVPIEEMGEILSAKYPEYQIPTVDELKGIKGVKQPHLTSKKLEDAGFEFKYSLEDMFQDAIECCKEKGYL, via the exons ATGGCAGAGGGAAAAGGTAGAGTTTGTGTCACGGGAGGCACTGGGTTCCTTGGTTCATGGATCATCAAGAGACTCCTTGAAGATGGATATGCTGTTAATACCACTATTAGATCTGACCCAG GACGCAAGAGAGATGTTAGCTTCCTCACAAACCTACCTGGTGCATCAGAAAAGCTAAAAATTTTCAATGCTGATCTCAGCGACCCAGAGAGTTTTGGTCCAGCAGTTGAGGGTTGTGTTGGAATTTTCCACACTGCCACCCCAATTGATTTTGCAGTGAACGAGCCAGAGGAAGTGGTGACCAAAAGAGCCATTGATGGGGCACTAGGAATCATGAAAGCAGGCCTCAAAGCAAAGACAGTGAAGAGGGTTGTTTACACTTCTAGTGGCTCCACCGTTTCCTTCAGCAGCCTTGAAGAAAAAGATGTGGTAGATGAGAGTGTTTGGAGTGATGTTGATATGCTTAGGAGTGTGAAGCCCTTTGGTTGGTCCTATGCAGTTTCAAAGGTGTTGACTGAGAAGGCTGTGCTTGAATTTGGAGAACAGAATGGGTTGGAAGTTGCAACTGTTATTGCTCCTTTTATTGTTGGTCGTTTTGTTTGTCCCAAGCTTCCTGACTCTATTGAGAAAGCTCTGCTTATGGTGTTGG gcaaaaaggaagaaattggTGTCATTCGTTACCATATGGTACATGTGGATGATGTCGCTAGAGCACATATCTTCCTGCTTGAGCATCCTAATCCAAAAGGGAGGTATAACTGCTCACCATTCATTGTACCCATTGAAGAGATGGGTGAAATTCTTTCAGCCAAATATCCAGAATATCAAATACCAACAGTAGA CGAGCTGAAGGGAATTAAAGGTGTCAAGCAACCACATTTAACCTCCAAGAAACTTGAGGATGCTGGTTTTGAGTTCAAGTATAGCTTGGAGGACATGTTTCAGGATGCAATTGAATGCTGCAAGGAAAAGGGTTATCTTTAA
- the LOC114396795 gene encoding probable protein S-acyltransferase 14 isoform X2 yields the protein MYRSGAGMAWNVFRFCTALRGLGSIMILMVLGVVGVTYYAVVLTNFGPALFVGGLDTLISFVVLILFHCLLVMLLWCYFAVVFTDPGTVPPNWKPAVDEERGEVDPLNGVELSNLQSDTSNQRFRYCRKCSQPKPPRCHHCSVCGRCVLKMDHHCVWVVNCVGASNYKYFLLFLFYTLLETTIVTISLLPHFKTFFTDEEIPGTPGTLATTFLTFVLNLAFSLSVLGFLVLHMSLVASNTTTIEAYEKKTASKWHYDLGRRKNFEQVFGMDKGYWFIPAYSEEDIRRMPVLQGLEYPTTPDFNAQEF from the exons ATGTATAGATCTGGAGCTGGAATGGCTTGGAACGTGTTTAGGTTCTGCACTGCCCTGCGAGGATTAGGCTCGATCATGATACTAATGGTTCTTGGGGTTGTGGGTGTTACCTATTACGCTGTTGTGTTGACTAATTTTGGACCTGCCTTGTTTGTTGGAGGCCTTGATACTCTTATCTCCTTCGTGGTGTTGATCTTGTTTCATTGTTTG TTGGTTATGTTATTGTGGTGTTACTTTGCTGTTGTGTTTACGGATCCGGGGACTGTACCTCCTAACTGGAAGCCTGCTGTTGATGAGGAGAGAGGAGAGGTTGATCCATTGAACGGGGTAGAATTAAGTAATCTGCAGTCTGATACTTCAAATCAACGGTTCAGATACTGTCGGAAGTGCAGTCAGCCCAAGCCGCCACGATGTCATCATTGTTCTGTTT GTGGACGTTGTGTACTGAAGATGGACCACCATTGTGTCTGGGTAGTTAACTGTGTTGGGGCATCAAATTACAAGTATTTCCTCCTTTTCTTG TTCTACACTCTCCTTGAGACCACTATTGTGACTATATCATTACTGCCACATTTCAAAACATTCTTTACTGATGAAGAAATTCCTGGAACACCCGGCACTCTTGCCACAACTTTTCTTACTTTCG TTTTGAATCTGGCCTTTTCCTTGAGTGTCTTGGGATTTCTTGTCTTGCACATGTCATTGGTAGCTTCTAATACAACCACTATTGAG GCATATGAAAAGAAAACTGCTTCAAAATGGCATTATGACCTTGGTCGTAGAAAAAATTTTGAACAG GTTTTTGGGATGGACAAGGGATACTGGTTCATCCCTGCTTATTCAGAAGAAGATATACGAAGGATGCCCGTACTTCAGGGCCTTGAGTATCCAACGACACCAGACTTCAATGCCCAAGAGTTTTGA
- the LOC114394465 gene encoding vestitone reductase-like gives MGEGKGRICVTGGTGFLGSWIIKSLLEHGYAVNTTIRSDPGRKRDVSFLTNLPGASEKLKIFNADLSDPESFGPAVEGCVGIFHTATPIDFAVNEPEEVVTKRAIDGALGILKAGLKAKTVKRVVYTSSASTVSFSSLEEKDVVDESVWSDVDLLRSVKPFSWSYAVSKVLSEKAVLEFGEQNGLEVTTLVLPFVVGRFVCPKLPDSVERALLLVLGKKEEIGVIRYHMVHVDDVARAHIFLLEHPNPKGRYNCSPFIVPIEEIAEIISAKYPEYQIPALEEVKEIKGAKLPHLTSQKLVDAGFEFKYSVEDIFTDAIECCKEKGYL, from the exons ATGGGAGAGGGAAAAGGAAGAATTTGTGTCACTGGAGGCACAGGATTCCTTGGTTCATGGATAATCAAGAGCCTCCTTGAACATGGATATGCTGTTAATACCACTATAAGATCTGACCCAG GACGCAAGAGAGATGTTAGCTTCCTCACAAACCTACCTGGTGCATCAGAAAAGCTAAAAATTTTCAACGCTGATCTCAGCGACCCAGAGAGTTTTGGTCCAGCAGTTGAGGGTTGTGTTGGAATTTTCCACACTGCCACCCCAATTGATTTTGCGGTGAACGAGCCAGAGGAAGTGGTGACCAAAAGAGCCATTGATGGAGCACTAGGCATATTGAAAGCAGGCCTAAAAGCAAAGACTGTGAAGAGGGTTGTTTACACTTCTAGCGCCTCCACTGTTTCCTTCAGCAGCCTAGAAGAGAAAGATGTGGTGGATGAGAGTGTTTGGAGTGATGTGGATTTGCTCAGGAGTGTGAAGCCTTTTAGTTGGTCCTATGCAGTTTCAAAGGTGTTGTCAGAGAAGGCAGTGCTTGAATTTGGAGAACAGAATGGATTGGAAGTTACCACTCTTGTGCTTCCTTTTGTTGTTGGACGCTTTGTTTGTCCCAAGCTTCCTGATTCTGTTGAAAGAGCACTGCTTTTGGTGTTAG gcaaaaaggaagaaattggTGTCATTCGTTACCATATGGTACATGTGGATGATGTGGCTAGAGCACATATCTTCCTGCTTGAGCATCCTAACCCAAAAGGGAGATATAATTGCTCACCATTCATTGTGCCTATTGAAGAGATTGCTGAAATTATTTCAGCCAAATACCCAGAATATCAAATACCAGCACTAGA AGAGGTGAAGGAAATTAAAGGTGCCAAGTTACCACATTTAACCTCCCAGAAACTTGTGGATGCTGGTTTTGAGTTCAAGTATAGCGTTGAGGACATATTTACGGATGCAATTGAATGCTGCAAGGAAAAGGGTTACCTTTAA
- the LOC114396795 gene encoding probable protein S-acyltransferase 14 isoform X1, with amino-acid sequence MYRSGAGMAWNVFRFCTALRGLGSIMILMVLGVVGVTYYAVVLTNFGPALFVGGLDTLISFVVLILFHCLLVMLLWCYFAVVFTDPGTVPPNWKPAVDEERGEVDPLNGVELSNLQSDTSNQRFRYCRKCSQPKPPRCHHCSVCGRCVLKMDHHCVWVVNCVGASNYKYFLLFLFYTLLETTIVTISLLPHFKTFFTDEEIPGTPGTLATTFLTFAAVLNLAFSLSVLGFLVLHMSLVASNTTTIEAYEKKTASKWHYDLGRRKNFEQVFGMDKGYWFIPAYSEEDIRRMPVLQGLEYPTTPDFNAQEF; translated from the exons ATGTATAGATCTGGAGCTGGAATGGCTTGGAACGTGTTTAGGTTCTGCACTGCCCTGCGAGGATTAGGCTCGATCATGATACTAATGGTTCTTGGGGTTGTGGGTGTTACCTATTACGCTGTTGTGTTGACTAATTTTGGACCTGCCTTGTTTGTTGGAGGCCTTGATACTCTTATCTCCTTCGTGGTGTTGATCTTGTTTCATTGTTTG TTGGTTATGTTATTGTGGTGTTACTTTGCTGTTGTGTTTACGGATCCGGGGACTGTACCTCCTAACTGGAAGCCTGCTGTTGATGAGGAGAGAGGAGAGGTTGATCCATTGAACGGGGTAGAATTAAGTAATCTGCAGTCTGATACTTCAAATCAACGGTTCAGATACTGTCGGAAGTGCAGTCAGCCCAAGCCGCCACGATGTCATCATTGTTCTGTTT GTGGACGTTGTGTACTGAAGATGGACCACCATTGTGTCTGGGTAGTTAACTGTGTTGGGGCATCAAATTACAAGTATTTCCTCCTTTTCTTG TTCTACACTCTCCTTGAGACCACTATTGTGACTATATCATTACTGCCACATTTCAAAACATTCTTTACTGATGAAGAAATTCCTGGAACACCCGGCACTCTTGCCACAACTTTTCTTACTTTCG CTGCAGTTTTGAATCTGGCCTTTTCCTTGAGTGTCTTGGGATTTCTTGTCTTGCACATGTCATTGGTAGCTTCTAATACAACCACTATTGAG GCATATGAAAAGAAAACTGCTTCAAAATGGCATTATGACCTTGGTCGTAGAAAAAATTTTGAACAG GTTTTTGGGATGGACAAGGGATACTGGTTCATCCCTGCTTATTCAGAAGAAGATATACGAAGGATGCCCGTACTTCAGGGCCTTGAGTATCCAACGACACCAGACTTCAATGCCCAAGAGTTTTGA